In Corynebacterium sp. P4-C1, the sequence GGCTTCGGCGGCGGCCGCCTTGTCCAGGAGGTCTACGACAACACCAACCGCGGCCAGAACATCGCCGGCGGCGCCGCTGGCGAGGAAGACACCTACGGCACGCTCGTGGGCTTCGTCTCCGACGTCTACGCCGAGGAAATGTGGCACCTGCCGGAGGAGGAGCGCAAGCAGCGCATCCTGTCGGCCATGGCCGAGTACCTGGGCCCGGAAACCATGGAGCCGATCGCGTTCTACCTCTCCGACATGGCTGCCGAGGAGTGGACCCGCGGCGCTTACGCCACCAGCTACGACCTGGGCGGCCTGTCCCGCTGGGGCCACCTGCAGAACCTCCCGGTCGGCCCGATCCACTTCGCGTGCTCCGACATCGCCGACGAGGGCTACCAGCACGTCGACGGCGCCATCCGCCAGGGCGAGCGCGCCGCCAACGCCATCCTCGGCAACGATTAGAACACCAATTAGAACGGGGTGATAATGAACCAACCGCCGCAGACCTCCGCAAGCAGAGGCCCGTCGAGAATTCTCGTCGGATACCTCGCCACACCATCCGGCACCGACGCACTCAACCTGGGCATCGCCCTGGCCCGCAGTTGGAACGCCGAGCTGGAAATCGCCATGGTGGTTCCCCACTCGGAGAACTACTCGGGCGCCTACCCGCGCGTCACCGCACACGAAACGGTGATCAGCCGGCAGCTCAGCGCATGGCTCGAGGACGCCCTCGACCGCGTGCCGGACGACGTCACTGCCACCGGCCGGGTTGTTTCGGGAGCACACGCCGCCAATTCCTTGCACGCGACAGCCGTGGAACTGGGGTGCGACGCGATCGTCCTGGGCACCCGGGGCGGCGGTCTGCTCCGCCGGTTCAGCATCGGGTCGTCGGCGAATGCCCTGCTGCATTCGTCGTCCATTCCGATCGCCCTCGCCCCGCCACGCTACGAAGCGCCGGAGCACTTCAGCCGGATCTCCTGCATGTTCGGCACCCTGGCCGGCTCCCGCCCGCTGATCGACACAGCGCTGCGCATCGCGAAGCACACGGAAAGCGAGCTGCGCCTCATCTCCTTCCTCACGGAGGAGGACGCAGGCGCGATCACGCAGGAAGTCAACCACAAGGTGCTGGAGAACCTCGAAGCCAACGCCAACCACTACCTCGCGGAGCAGGCGCAGGAACTCGTCTTTGCGGGTTCCGCCACCACCGAGGTCGTTACCGGCAAGACCGTCGCGGAAGCGGCGACCGAGCTGGAGTGGCGTGACGACGAGATCCTCCTCGCCGGTTCCTCAAGGCTCGCGGCCGCCGGCCGCATCTTCATGGGCCCGCGCGCCGCGAAGGTGCTGCGCTCGCTGCCGATTCCACTTCTGATCACGCCGGTGCAGGACCAGAAGAATGATTCAGGGGAGGCCGCAAATGAGCAGACGTAAAAAGGTTGAAGACCTGGCGCATCAGCCGTCGCAAAGCGAAAAAGGCCTGGTCGCTGGGCGCGTGGGCCTGCTCGGTGCCGTGGTTATCGGCGTGAGCTGCATTGCCCCGTCCTACACCCTGACATCCGGTCTCGGCCCGACGATTTCGGAGGTCGGCGACCACGTGCCCGCCATCCTGCTGCTCGGGTTCTTCCCGATGCTGCTCGTCGCATTCGCCTACCGCGAGCTGAACAACCGCGTGCCGGACTCCGGTACCTCGTTCACCTGGGCGACCAAGGCGTTCGGGCCATGGATCGGCTGGATGGGCGGCTGGGGGCTGATCACGGCGACCATCCTGGTCCTGTCGAACCTGGCGGCCGTCGCCGTCGACTTCTTCTACATCCTGCTAGCGCAGCTCACCGGAAATGATTCCTTCGCGGAGCTGACCCGCAATTTGTGGGTGAATATTCCGACGACGATTCTGCTTCTCGCCATCGCGGCCTACATCTCTTACCGCGGCCTCGAATCCACCGAGAAGCTCCAGTACTTCCTTGTCGCCCTCCAGCTGTTCACCCTTGTGCTCTTCGGGTCGATGGCTCTGTGGAACGCCTACCACGGCGGCGGATACGATTTCCACCCGGTCGAGGCCGACTGGTTCAACCCGCTGACCATCGGAGACTTCTCCACCGTGGCCGCCGGCATCTCCCTGTCGATCTTCATGTTCTGGGGCTGGGACGTGACGCTGACCATGAACGAGGAGACCAAGGACCCGGAGAAGACCCCCGGTCGCGCAGCCACGCTGACCGTCCTGGTGGTCATCACCGTCTACATCCTCACCGCTGTCGCGATCGTGGCGTGGGCGGGCACCGGCGACACCGGTCTCGGCGCCGGGAACCCGGATAACCAGGAGTCTATCTTCGCCGCTCTGGCCGGCCCTGTCATGGGTCCGTGGGCGATCCTCATGTCCATCTCGGTGCTGGCGAGCTCCTTCGCTTCACTCCAGTCCACCATGGTCGGCCCCGCACGCACCCTGCTGGCGATGGGCTTCTACAAGGCCCTTCCCCCAGTCTTCGCGCACATCAGCCCGAAGTTCCACACCCCCGGCGTGGCCACCGTCGCCTCCGCCGTCGCGGCCGGCGGCTTCTATACCGTGACCAGGATCGCGTCGGAGAATGCCCTGTGGGACACAATCACCGCTCTGGGCTTGATGATCTGCTTCTACTACGGCATCACCGCATTCGCGTGCGTGTGGTTCTTCCGCAAGGAGATCACCCGCTCGGCCCGCGGATTCATCTTCCGCTTCCTGCTGCCGCTGATCGGCGGAACGATGCTGCTGGCGATGTTCTTCATCACCGCATTCGATTCCATCGACCCGTCTTACGGTTCGGGCTCCTCGATCTTCGGGTTGGGCACCGTCTTCGTGCTCGGCATGGGCATTCTGCTCCTCGGCGTGGTGCTCATGCTGTTCACCCGCCTGAAGCACCCAGAGTTCTTCCGCAACGAGACCCTTCCGCGGGTCACCGCGGACGACGAGGACGGCAGCGAGGTCCTGACCATCTAGCTAGCTAGCTGGCTGAGTCGCCTGCCAGCTGGCTGGCTGCCGTTCACAGGACCCGTACCTACACTGGCGGGCGCACAATGAAATCAACGAATCCTTATCCGAATCAACGCCTTCAAGGAGACGACATGGCTGACAAAGATATGTCCTACCGAGTAGAAAACCCGGCGACGGGAGAGGTCGTCGCGACCTACCCCACCGCCACCGATGACGAGATCCAGCAGGTTCTCGCCGCATCGGAGAAGGGCTTCAACGAGTGGTCCGCACTGGACATCGCCGAGCGCAAGAAGTACGTCCTGCGCATCGCGGAGCTTTTCGACGAGCGCCAGGACGAGCTCGTCGAGATCATCGGCCGCGAGATGGGCAAGTCCCGCCCCCACGCCATCGACGAGGTGGAGCTGTCCGCCAACATCTTCCGCTACTACGCGAAAAACGGCGAGGAGTTCGCCGCCGACCGCAAGATCGAGAGCTTCAACGGCGGCACCGCCGTCATCCGCCACCTGCCGCTCGGCGCGCTGGTGGGCATCATGCCGTGGAACTTCCCCTACTACCAGGTGGCACGCTTCGCGGCACCGAACTTGATGAACGGCAACACCATCATCCTCAAGCACGCTGAGATCTGCGCGGAATCCTCCGCCGCGATCCAGAAGATCATCGAGGATGCCGGTGTTCCGGCGGGCGTGTACCAGAACGTGTACGCCTCCCACGACCAGATCACCACCATGATCGAGGACCCGCGCGTGCAGGGTGTCTCCCTCACGGGTTCCGAGCGCGCGGGCGCCGCCGTCGGCGCGACCGCCGGCAAGAACCTGAAGAAGGCTGTGCTCGAGCTCGGCGGCAACGACCCGTACGTGCTGCTGGACACCGACGATGTGAAGGCCGCGGCCGAACTGGCCTGGGAGACCCGCATCTACAACATGGGCCAGGTCTGCAACGGCAACAAGCGCATGATCGTCATGGAGGACATCTACGACGAGTTCGTCGGCGAGCTGGTCGCACTCGCTGAGCAGGCGAAGCCGGGTACGCCCAATGAGGCCGGCGAGAACGGCATCTACGCCCCGCTGTCCTCCCGCGACGCCGCTGAGCGTCTCGATGAGCAGGTCACCCGCGCCGTCAAGGAGGGCGCGACCCTGCGCGCAGGCGGCGGCCTGGGCGAGAACGCCTACTACGCACCGGCAGTGCTGACCGACCTGGGCAAGGACAACTCCGTGTACAACGAGGAGCTCTTCGGCCCGATCGCCCTGGTGTTCAAGGTCTCCTCGGACGAGGAAGCCCTCGAGCTGGCCAACGACACCCAGTACGGCCTCGGCGGCGCAGTCTTTTCCCAGGACACCGAGCGTGCACGCAAGGTCGCCCGCCAGATCAACTCCGGCATGGCCAACGTGAACACCCCCGCCGGTGAAGGCGAGGAGATCCCCTTCGGCGGTGTGAAGCGCTCCGGCTTCGGCCGCGAGCTCGGCCCGCTGGGCATGGACGAGTTCGTGAACAAGCAGCTTTACTTCGAGGCATAGGGTACGGAAACGCCTGAGGAATCTGCCCCACCACTGCCCCCGGTTAACGCCGCTCCCGCGACGCGAACCGGGGGCAGTTTTCTTAAGAATCTACAGGTAGTGAGATTCCCATAACTCACGTCTATAAGTTGTGCGTTTCGTTACAATTGGTGTTCATGGAATTCAATCTCAAGCCCGCCACAGAATCGGACCGCACCTACATCCGCCGCCTGCACTACTTGGCGGATGTTTTCGGGGACGAGTCCAAGCCGCTTGGCTGTGGCCAGGAAAAGGTGAAGGCATTCGTCGACGATTGGTCCCCCGAGCACGACGGCGGCTGGATCGCCCACGACCAGGAACGGACTCCGGCCGGCGGCATCTGGCTGCGCTACTGGGAAGAAGGCGACACGACCAGTGAGGCCAACCTGGGCCCGGACGTCCCGGAGCTCATTCTCGCCGTCGAGGAGCGCTCCCACGGTTACGGCCTGAGCGCCGTGCTCCTGCACTCCGTGTGCGAGCTCGCCATCGACCAGGGCGCAAAGCGCATCGCGCTCGAGGTCATGCCGGAGAACAAGCGCGCACGCTACGTCTACGAGAAATTCGGCTTCGTCCCCACCGAGGCGAACCCGAACGTCATGTACCGCGACCTGGCCTAACCGCAGACCAGGCCGCGCGCCGCGCCCCAGAAACCTGCCGCCGCTCCCCGCATCCGGGGCGGCGGCTTTTCTGTGCCCGGCCATGCTGGATCCCACCGAACCACGCACCCTACATGTGGGGGAAACCGGACTTTAACGACAGAAATACCCCCGGGTCGGGGGTAGGCACACAGGCATTTCCGCAGGATTGTTCATGGGAAATTAACGCTACCCACGCTTTTAAGCACGCATTCTTTAAGATTGAGGAAACCTCCGACTCTGAAAGGTGTACGCATGAAACTTCACGCAACCCGACGGGCTGGCGCGGCATTGTGCGCCATCGCCCTGTCCACCACCGCTCTCGCAGCCTGCTCCAGCGATTCCGCCGATTCCAACGGCGGTTCCTCCGAGGGTGCTGGCGAGCGTGGCCCCATCACCTTCGCCATGGGCCGCAACGACACCGACAAGCTGACCCCGATCATCGACGCTTGGAACGAGCAGCACCCGGATGAGCAGGTCACCCTGAAGGAGCTCGCCGGTGAGGCGGACGACCAGCGCGACACCCTCGTGCAGTCCCTCCAGGCAGGCAACTCCGACTACGACGTGATGGCTCTCGACGTGGTCTGGACCGCGGACTTCGCCGCCAACCAGTGGCTCGAACCGCTCGAGGGCGACTTCGCCATCGACACCTCCAAGCTGCTGCAGTCCACCGTCGAATCTGCCACCTACAACGGCAAGCTCTACGCTCTGCCGCAGAACACCAACGGCCAGTTGCTCTTCCGCAACGTGGACAAGATCGATTCCAAGCCGGACACCTTCGAAGACATCAAGAATGCCTGCAAGTCCGTCGAGGGCGACTGCCTGACCACCCAGCTCAAGCAGTACGAGGGCCTGACCGTGAACGCCGTGGGCTTCATCAACGGCTGGGGCGGCACCGTCATCGACGATCAGGGCCAGCCGACTGTCGAGTCCGCTGAGGCGAAGGCCGGCCTTCAGGCGCTTGTCGACGCTTACGCGGATGGCACCATCGCCAAGAGCTCCACTGCGGCCACCGAGGAGGAGACCAACCTGGCCTTCACCGAGGGCAACACAGCCCTGGCCATCAACTGGCCGTACATGTACGCCAACGCCGTGGAGAAGGGCCTGAACTTCGAGGTCCAGCCGCTCGTCGGCGAGAAGGGAGTCGGCGTGTCCACGCTCGGCGGCTACAACAATGGCATCAACGTCAACTCCAAGCACAAGGCGACCGCCAAGGACTTCATCGAGTTCATCATCAGCGAGGACAACCAGCTCTCCTTCGCCAAGGCGTCCTTCCCGCCGGTGCTCTCCTCCATCTACGACAACGAGGAGCTGATCAAGGAGCAGCCGTACCTGCCGGCTCTGAAGGAGTCCCTGGAGAACGCGAAGCCGCGTCCGGTTTCCCCGTTCTACCCGGCGATCTCTAAGGCCGTCCAGGACAACGCTTATGCCGCACTGACCTCCGGCAAGAGCGTCGACGATGCCACCAAGGACATGTCTGCGGCGATCAAGCAGGCAGCCCAGTAACAACCACATACCGTCAGTGCCCACCCCCATCTCTGTGGGAGGGCACTGACACTACACGGCCGCAGCGGTTTGCACTCCGTCTGCGGCCATATTCATTATTAGGCTGCAAAGTGCGCTCAGAGCATTGGGCGCTGAGCGTTAGGAGAGTTCATGAGTACCGTCGTCAAGCGGCGTGATTCTGCGGGAGGGGCAAAGCCCGCAGCAAAGAAATCACGCTCCCGCAGCGATTCCGGCAAAGCGTACGCACTAGTCGCGCCCGCACTGATCGTGCTGGCCATCGTGATCGGCTACCCGATCGTGCGCGCGATCTGGTTGTCCTTCCAGGCGAACCGCCACCTCGACCCCGCCACCGGCGTGTTCGTCGAAGGCGGCTTCGCGGGGCTGGACAACTACCTGTACTGGGTCCAGAACCGCTGCATGAGCCCGACGGGCACTGTCGGCGAATGCCCGCCCGGCGTGCTGGCGACGGACTTCTGGCCCGCCCTCGGCATCACCTTGTTCTTCACGGTGGTCACGGTCTCGCTCGAGGCTGTTCTGGGCATGGTGATGGCCCTGATCATGAACCACCCCTCCCGCGTGCGTTCCCTCGTGCGCGCGGCGGTGCTGATTCCCTGGGCGATCCCGACTGCTGTGACCGCGAAACTGTGGCAGTTCATGTTCGCCCCCAACGGCATCGTGAACTCGCTGCTCGGGCAGAGCATCGCCTGGACCACGGACCCGTGGGCGGCGCGCATCGCCGTCATCATCGCGGATGTGTGGAAGACGACCCCGTTCGTCGCCCTGCTGATTCTCGCCGGCCTGCAGATGATCCCGAAGGATGTCTACGAAGCGGCCCGCGTGGACGGCGCATCGGCGTGGCAGAGCTTCACGCGCATCACTCTGCCGCTGGTGCGGCCCACGCTCATGGTGGCGATTCTCTTCCGCACCCTGGACGCCCTGCGCATGTACGACCTTCCGGTCATCATGATCTCCGGGTCCTCCAACTCCCCCACCGCCACGATCTCCCAGCTGGTGGTCGAAGACATGCGCCAGAACAACTTCAACTCCGCCTCCGCGCTGTCGACGTTGATCTTCCTGCTCATCTTCGCCGTCGCCTTCCTCATGGTCCGCTTCGGCGGCGCAGATGTCGGCGGTGAAGACACGCAGAGCAGAAGAGAAAAACGCGCCGCGAAACGGCGGGCGAAGAACAAGGAGAAAGCCACCGCTGACGCGGCGGTAACGGAGGCAGCACGATGAAGAAGAACCTCGGAAAAATCGGCCACGTCCTCGGAGTGATCTTCATTCTCGTGTGGGGGCTGGCACCGTTCTACTGGATGCTCGTCACCGCACTGCGCGATAAGGGCCACACCTTCGACACCACCCCGTGGCCCACGCACGTCACCCTGGAGAATTTCCGCGACGCGCTGGCCACCGACAAGGGCAACGACTTCCTGGGGGCGATCGGAAACTCACTGATCATCTCCCTGATCACCACCGCGCTCGCCGTCATGGTGGGCATCTTCACCGGCTACGCGCTTGCACGCCTGAATTTCAAAGGCAAGGGTATTGTCACCGGCATCATCCTGGCCGCGTCGATGTTCCCCGGCATCGCGCTTGTCACCCCGCTGTTCCAGCTCTTCGGCAACA encodes:
- a CDS encoding NAD-dependent succinate-semialdehyde dehydrogenase; amino-acid sequence: MADKDMSYRVENPATGEVVATYPTATDDEIQQVLAASEKGFNEWSALDIAERKKYVLRIAELFDERQDELVEIIGREMGKSRPHAIDEVELSANIFRYYAKNGEEFAADRKIESFNGGTAVIRHLPLGALVGIMPWNFPYYQVARFAAPNLMNGNTIILKHAEICAESSAAIQKIIEDAGVPAGVYQNVYASHDQITTMIEDPRVQGVSLTGSERAGAAVGATAGKNLKKAVLELGGNDPYVLLDTDDVKAAAELAWETRIYNMGQVCNGNKRMIVMEDIYDEFVGELVALAEQAKPGTPNEAGENGIYAPLSSRDAAERLDEQVTRAVKEGATLRAGGGLGENAYYAPAVLTDLGKDNSVYNEELFGPIALVFKVSSDEEALELANDTQYGLGGAVFSQDTERARKVARQINSGMANVNTPAGEGEEIPFGGVKRSGFGRELGPLGMDEFVNKQLYFEA
- a CDS encoding ABC transporter substrate-binding protein; its protein translation is MKLHATRRAGAALCAIALSTTALAACSSDSADSNGGSSEGAGERGPITFAMGRNDTDKLTPIIDAWNEQHPDEQVTLKELAGEADDQRDTLVQSLQAGNSDYDVMALDVVWTADFAANQWLEPLEGDFAIDTSKLLQSTVESATYNGKLYALPQNTNGQLLFRNVDKIDSKPDTFEDIKNACKSVEGDCLTTQLKQYEGLTVNAVGFINGWGGTVIDDQGQPTVESAEAKAGLQALVDAYADGTIAKSSTAATEEETNLAFTEGNTALAINWPYMYANAVEKGLNFEVQPLVGEKGVGVSTLGGYNNGINVNSKHKATAKDFIEFIISEDNQLSFAKASFPPVLSSIYDNEELIKEQPYLPALKESLENAKPRPVSPFYPAISKAVQDNAYAALTSGKSVDDATKDMSAAIKQAAQ
- a CDS encoding GNAT family N-acetyltransferase, whose translation is MEFNLKPATESDRTYIRRLHYLADVFGDESKPLGCGQEKVKAFVDDWSPEHDGGWIAHDQERTPAGGIWLRYWEEGDTTSEANLGPDVPELILAVEERSHGYGLSAVLLHSVCELAIDQGAKRIALEVMPENKRARYVYEKFGFVPTEANPNVMYRDLA
- a CDS encoding APC family permease translates to MSRRKKVEDLAHQPSQSEKGLVAGRVGLLGAVVIGVSCIAPSYTLTSGLGPTISEVGDHVPAILLLGFFPMLLVAFAYRELNNRVPDSGTSFTWATKAFGPWIGWMGGWGLITATILVLSNLAAVAVDFFYILLAQLTGNDSFAELTRNLWVNIPTTILLLAIAAYISYRGLESTEKLQYFLVALQLFTLVLFGSMALWNAYHGGGYDFHPVEADWFNPLTIGDFSTVAAGISLSIFMFWGWDVTLTMNEETKDPEKTPGRAATLTVLVVITVYILTAVAIVAWAGTGDTGLGAGNPDNQESIFAALAGPVMGPWAILMSISVLASSFASLQSTMVGPARTLLAMGFYKALPPVFAHISPKFHTPGVATVASAVAAGGFYTVTRIASENALWDTITALGLMICFYYGITAFACVWFFRKEITRSARGFIFRFLLPLIGGTMLLAMFFITAFDSIDPSYGSGSSIFGLGTVFVLGMGILLLGVVLMLFTRLKHPEFFRNETLPRVTADDEDGSEVLTI
- a CDS encoding carbohydrate ABC transporter permease; the encoded protein is MSTVVKRRDSAGGAKPAAKKSRSRSDSGKAYALVAPALIVLAIVIGYPIVRAIWLSFQANRHLDPATGVFVEGGFAGLDNYLYWVQNRCMSPTGTVGECPPGVLATDFWPALGITLFFTVVTVSLEAVLGMVMALIMNHPSRVRSLVRAAVLIPWAIPTAVTAKLWQFMFAPNGIVNSLLGQSIAWTTDPWAARIAVIIADVWKTTPFVALLILAGLQMIPKDVYEAARVDGASAWQSFTRITLPLVRPTLMVAILFRTLDALRMYDLPVIMISGSSNSPTATISQLVVEDMRQNNFNSASALSTLIFLLIFAVAFLMVRFGGADVGGEDTQSRREKRAAKRRAKNKEKATADAAVTEAAR
- a CDS encoding universal stress protein — translated: MNQPPQTSASRGPSRILVGYLATPSGTDALNLGIALARSWNAELEIAMVVPHSENYSGAYPRVTAHETVISRQLSAWLEDALDRVPDDVTATGRVVSGAHAANSLHATAVELGCDAIVLGTRGGGLLRRFSIGSSANALLHSSSIPIALAPPRYEAPEHFSRISCMFGTLAGSRPLIDTALRIAKHTESELRLISFLTEEDAGAITQEVNHKVLENLEANANHYLAEQAQELVFAGSATTEVVTGKTVAEAATELEWRDDEILLAGSSRLAAAGRIFMGPRAAKVLRSLPIPLLITPVQDQKNDSGEAANEQT